The genome window GAGTCCGAGCACAATGATGTCCATGTCACTGAACGTTTTCTTTCGCATGCTCCCAAGCCAGGAGAACTTCGCGAAGTCGAACAGACTGACGACGTGTCGCCACCGTGGCCGGGCAAACGTCGGTCTAACGATGAGTAGTCCAATCGTGGCAATTACAGCGGTCCCGACGGCATGGCCGAGGAGCATCCCCGAAAGCTCCCACCCCAGGTAGACGAGCACGATCATCATGACGCTCCGGGCACCTTGTTTGGCGGTGCTGAGCGGGGCATAGACGTACACTCGATGTGTCCCCTTGAGCGCAGCATTGACCAGCCCGCTGAAGATCGAAACGACCAGCAACAGGACGACGAACTCAGCAACCGGCTGGCCGACGTACGCATTAACCTGTTCTCGGAATACCAAGACGCCGATCGCGACGAGACTTGTGAGTATTGCCTTGATCGTCGTTCCGGCAGCGAGGTATTCGTCCGGCTCTTCGTTTTCGCTCATGCGCTTGACGATCGCCTGCCCGAAACCGACGCTCTTGACGATCCCCAGCCACGAGACGAGCGCGAGTGTGATTGCATAGAAACCATAGATCTCTTCACCCAGCGTTCGTGTGAAGTAAATCGTGGCGAGGAAGCCGAGAAGAGAACCAAGCAGTTTCGAAACGAGGTAGATGACGGAAGTTTGGCCGAGACGCATGAAGAGTCGTATTACGTGAGTAACGGACGGGTGGTTTAAGGATATTCTTACTTGCAACAGGTGCTACTCGTCTCCGAGTACGTCTACCAAATCCGGATGGTCGTGGAGATCTTCCGGAATCTCTTCTCCCCGTCGTGCACGATCCCGTATCGCTTGCCACTCGGCGTGGCGGCGAAACACCTGTACGGGAATTCGGTCAATCTCGAGCACGTTCGCGATCGCGAGCCTGTGTTGGCCACACATGTTCCACAGTAGCTCTCCGTCACGACCGATGTCAACGGCAATCTCGTTGGCGAGTGGGTGCATCGCGTCGTTGAGTCCCTCCCAGGCAGTCTTGGGGGATTCCTCGAGCAGTTGTCGTTGCGATTTATATCCCCCATCGCGAATGTGTTTATATAGTCGGTCAATCTCCGCTCCACGGTCCTCGAGCGTTGACGTATCATATTTGTCGGCGAGGACCGTTTCGTCCCACTCGAGTTCGTCAACGAAGCGCTGTTCAATCGCCCTTGGACGTGTCCGCTGCACGAAATGCTTACTGCGCCTGTCCCATTCACCATCTATGGCCCACCCTCGTCGTCTCGACGCACCACTCGTGTACTCAATCGACGACGGGTCAACGAGGATTCGTTTGTACGGATCCGCATCGGTGTATCTGTGTGGGTACCTTCTGTTGAGCAGCCATACCGTTCGGCGTACTGTTCTCCTAATCAGAATGTATACCACTGTTGCTATCGGGCTTGGTAGGGATCGAACGAGCCGATGTATCTGTAATTTCCAACTCAGATACCTCGTCCCGTAGAGAATGAATCGGTGCAGACCCTCTTGACGAAGCGTTCTCAACGAACGTTTTGCCAGATCTCGGATTCCGGAAATCCCAACGTCCGCCATGTAGAGTTCGTACCTTTACGATCGTATAGTAGTTCCGTAGGCGGCCCGTCGGTAGTCTCATGCAACTTCGAGTATGTCTCCCTGCCCGACGGTCGACAGCGTGGAGATCCGGCGCCAGTGTCGTCGGTCGTACCCGAGATCGGGAGTTCGGTGGTTTTCATTCGTACGAGAGTGCGACTGACTGGACGGCCACACCAGTGTGGTTCGACTCAGCGTTCTTTTGCAGGCGACCCGCGGTAGTTGGATGTGGCTCGAAGGGAATCATGTTCCCATAGCCGACAACCGCCCGCTTGCCGTGGGCCGTGCTCGCTTGAGTGTACTACATTCTGTCGTGTTGAATAGCGATCTAATCCGCTCATATCGCGGAGTAGAAGGACGAAGCCGAGGAAATCGATTCTATCCATGGAAGTCGATCTCCTCGACTTCGTTGAGCAGTGTCGGCACCTAGTCAAACAAGCGTTGGGGAAACACGCGGGCGAGCCCGCCAGCGGCGGGTTCGCCCGCTGGAAACACGTCGTTCTGCACTGTTTTCGTCTCGAAGAAGACCATAGCTACCGCGAAACGCCGAATCGGCTGAAGTATATGGCCGAGATTCGTGACGCACTCGACTTAGATCGAGACGATCTACCGGACTACACCACGATCTACAAATCGTTCGACCGGCTGAAAATGTGGGTGTGGCGGGCGCTGCTGCGCGTTTCAGCGCAGCAGCACCCGCAGTCCGGACATGCAGCACTCGACAGCACGTTCTTCGACCGCCGCTCGGCCTCGTCGTACTATCGCCAGCGGTCGGGAAGTAACGTTCAAACACTGAAAGTGACGACATTAACCGACAGAGAGTCTCTTGCCGTCCTTGACGTACATATTTCGGCCCGGTGGAAACACGATACGAAGACCGGGCCGCAGGTCGTCCGCCGGAACGCGGACGACCTGCTGTCCGTGGCTGCTGACAAAGCGTTCCACAACTGGATCACGAAATACGAGTTCTACGCACTCGGTGTCGAGCCACTCATCTTACAGCGTGGATCGAGACCGTTGACGGTGGGACATAACGCGCTCATCCGGACAAAAGGCTATTCTCAGCGCTGGATGGCCGAGACTTCGTATTCGACAACAAAGCGCTCGCTCGGCGATGCCGTGCGAGCGCTCGGCTGGTATCGACAGTTCCGTGAAATCATCCTCATGTTCGCCATCTCGAACATAGAACCACTCTGTGAGCCGCTGTAACCGTGACTCAGTATCTATTCAACACGGCACTACATTCGGTAACGAATCCGTGAAGCTCATGGCGTGCTGTCAATCGTACGGGTGACCGGGCTGCCGTTGTTTTTGTGCTTGGAGGTGTATCTCACCGATCGAAGATTATTTTGATATCGGATGATCCTACTAATCTTTGAGAGGTCCGAGTGGAATTACGAATTAGATAATGTTTCAATCTTCAAAGAACCATTTTATATTAAAGTCTTTGATGTTCTTCGTCTGATTTATTACTAATTGTGCAAATATGCTGGTGTTGGTTGCCTCGTATGATTGATACTGCTAGTCGTCCTGCCAATCTCACTTACTATTTGAGTAGACACTTTATGTTCTTCAAGGAAAGTTCGTACTTCGGCAGAAGATATTAACTTTCAAATATGTGCTGAAGGTCAGGATGTGTACATAAAGTCGGTTCAACATTCTGTGTATTTGTATTGTTTAACCGCTCTCGAAGTGTTTGCCACAGCTTATGTCGAACACCAACAATAGCAGGAATTTTGTCAATATCGAGTATCTTCGCGATTGAGAGTCGGTGCCATCCGGTACCGTTGAAGACGAGCTGCCCGTCTCGACCAATGTTAACAATCACCTCGTCAGCTATTGCCTCAAAATCTGATTCGCTGGAGACTTCTCGATGGGAACGATATCCATCATGCTTGATACGTTCGTAAAGCACATCTATATCTGAATATCGATCCCCAATGTCCGAGGGAGTTCGACAGCCGTCGAGACATCCTTCTGATTCGATCCGTGAGCGCATATAGTCAAATACGCCTGTTTCTTTCCACGACACTCCGTCAACGAACCGTCGTTTGACTGCCTTGTATTTTGGGTGAGTTTCGAACGATTTTGCTTTTAGGTCCCAATCGCCCCCGCGTATCGCGCCTATATGGTGATATGTACCGAACCGGTCCGTCCACGTGTTCACATCAGCCGGTGAGATCTGAATAACAGCGAGTGGATCAGAATATGCCGAGTATTTTACTTTGTTGAACTTCGATCGAAGGGATACCTGTGACGCTGGATACCTGTACCGAAGAAAGCGAAGTGCCCCTGTAAAAACGGCTGATGGGCCACCTCTATAATAAAGCCGGTAAAGTCGGTGAATTAGTCGTCGCATGGGTCTTGCTCGGAATTCCACGTTAGATTTGGGATGATATAATTCCTGTGAACGCACAAGAGATCACTCTTAGAGAATTGTACACCCGGACGTAACTGAGGGTACCGATCTTATTGTAATGATGTCATATTGGGATTATTTTCAAACTTCAATACCACTATTAGTCTATGTGTTTTCATCTCACCAAAATTGTGGTTGTGGGACCGTGAACTTTAGAACCAAGTTGAATACACCTTTTGATACCGATGTTTTGATTAGAAGAGGACCAGTAGTTATTGGTGTGTCGGCCTCAAGTCAGTTCAGAATACTATTCCAAGTCGTGCTCAAATAACATTTTGTAGATGAACCCAACAAGTGTGGTCGTCAACAGTATACTCCAACTTCAACGCAAATACAGCAATGACGGCATGGTGCCGACACTTGAAGCGGTCAACACTCGAATTTATCGAGATTGGATCTTAAAAAAGGGGATCGTGTCGTCTTGGGTGGATCAACTTGATCCAATCTCGCAGGAAGAACTCGCACTGGCGGAAGACACAGTTCGTTGTTCACCCATTGACGGTCGATACCAGAATGTCATTGTTAAGGATTCAGATACGCCCAATACACCGGACGACGCGTTTCGTCGTGAAGACGTTTCCGAACCTTTTGTGACGAGCTTTTCAGATGGGAGCGTTCTTGGTCCGTCAGGACTCGGCATAGTTGGTGAACGACCAATCGCCGACACGGTAAGTGATCCATGGCATGAACGGCGGCGACTAGAGGTTGCGATTGCATCCGCTGGTGCAACACACGGTATTCGCTCAGCGCGTCGGCGATTGTTTTCTAGGTCCTCATCCACTTGCGGATCTATTTCGGCTTCGTCGACATATGAGGCTGTCACCCCAATCGTTCCGCAGTGGAAGAACTACTTTCATTGGACGGTTGAATGTCTTCTTCGAGTTCGGCCGCTAGAGGCCTATGCCCAGCATACTGGCATCCGTCCAACACTGTTGATACCTGCGTCACCAGCAGACTGGATGATCGAAGGACTAAATGCTGTCGGATGGGCGGGACATACAGCGCGTCTTCGTGAACC of Natrarchaeobaculum sulfurireducens contains these proteins:
- a CDS encoding IS5 family transposase codes for the protein MEVDLLDFVEQCRHLVKQALGKHAGEPASGGFARWKHVVLHCFRLEEDHSYRETPNRLKYMAEIRDALDLDRDDLPDYTTIYKSFDRLKMWVWRALLRVSAQQHPQSGHAALDSTFFDRRSASSYYRQRSGSNVQTLKVTTLTDRESLAVLDVHISARWKHDTKTGPQVVRRNADDLLSVAADKAFHNWITKYEFYALGVEPLILQRGSRPLTVGHNALIRTKGYSQRWMAETSYSTTKRSLGDAVRALGWYRQFREIILMFAISNIEPLCEPL
- a CDS encoding glycosyltransferase family 61 protein, whose amino-acid sequence is MNPTSVVVNSILQLQRKYSNDGMVPTLEAVNTRIYRDWILKKGIVSSWVDQLDPISQEELALAEDTVRCSPIDGRYQNVIVKDSDTPNTPDDAFRREDVSEPFVTSFSDGSVLGPSGLGIVGERPIADTVSDPWHERRRLEVAIASAGATHGIRSARRRLFSRSSSTCGSISASSTYEAVTPIVPQWKNYFHWTVECLLRVRPLEAYAQHTGIRPTLLIPASPADWMIEGLNAVGWAGHTARLREPAVHASTLVVPSHPEPTPADCQWLQEMFGVADKQGTERIFISRNDATLRRIVNESSVKNVLTEYNIRPVVLSDMTVHEQASLFAQASLIIAPHGAGLTNCVFSTNATVIELYGQKKSTTFQRIAEVNGLKYRRLRCQPQRVDLRVNTNMLEEVIKETITSLEP